The following proteins are co-located in the Triplophysa dalaica isolate WHDGS20190420 chromosome 2, ASM1584641v1, whole genome shotgun sequence genome:
- the LOC130435499 gene encoding ribonuclease inhibitor-like → MKMKNEKYDPERDPEINREVIVKLAEVAFKQLMKGNVMFYEEDLRECGIDITDASLYSGICTEIFKEESVIHQRKIYSFIHLTVQEFLAAFYWFHCCTCRTLTALEDFRPLYNMLKVNDQTLYREIEEFVRSDKHSEKKLSAAHCSAIAYMLQMSEEVMDEFDLKKYNTTQEGRRRLTPAVNNCTRALLADLTVKSCRIIASALQSSECPLRDLDVSNNDLQDSGVKLISDAIKNTNCHLEILRLSGCMVTDEGCCYLASALSSNPSHLRELDLSYNHPQHSTLQLLAYQDDPNYTLNKLNLENGEHFRITRTEKI, encoded by the exons atgaagatgaagaatgAGAAGTATGATCCAGAGAGAGATCCAGAGATCAACAGAGAAGTGATtgtgaaactggctgaagtGGCTTTCAAACAGCTGATGAAGGGCAATGTGATGTTCTATGAGGAGGATCTGAGAGAGTGTGGGATAGACATCACTGACGCCTCGCTGTATTCTGGCATCTGTACTGAGATCTTTAAGGAGGAATCTGTCATTCATCAGAGGAAGATCTACAGCTTCATACATCTCACCGTTCAAGAGTTCCTCGCTGCGTTCTACTGGTTTCACTGCTGTACATGCAGAACTCTCACAGCGCTTGAAGATTTTCGACCCTTGTATAATATGCTCAAAG TGAATGATCAGACTCTGTACAGAGAGATTGAGGAGTTTGTGAGATCAGACAAACACTCAGAGAAGAAACTCTCTGCTGCTCACTGTTCAGCAATAGCCTACATGCTTCAGATGTCAGAGGAGGTGATGGATGAGTTTGATCTGAagaaatacaacacaacacaggagGGCAGAAGAAGACTCACACCAGCTGTCAACAACTGCACAAGAGCTCT acttGCTGATCTCACAGTCAAGTCTTGTAGAATCATCGCTTCAGCTCTTCAGTCCTCTGAGTGTCCTCTGAGAGATCTTGAtgtgagtaacaatgatcttcaggattcaggagtgaagctgatctctgatgctatCAAGAACACAAACTGTCATCTAGAGATACTGAG GTTATCAGGTTGTATGGTGACAGATGAAGGATGTTGTTATTTGGCCTCAGCTCTGAGTTCAAACCCGTCACACCTGAGAGAACTCGACCTGAGCTACAATCACCCACAACACTCAACACTTCAGCTGCTCGCTTATCAAGATGATCCAAACTACACACTCAACAAACTCAA TTTGGAAAACGGAGAGCACTTCAGAATCACCAGGACCGAGAAAATATAG
- the LOC130437729 gene encoding basement membrane-specific heparan sulfate proteoglycan core protein-like isoform X1 encodes MKLYTAALLFSALLNTVWAQNPAVSVQPRTAAVKPGETVNFHCKVLSGSQPVQLEWKKTNNQPMGDNVKIDGAVLTVTNVRLKNQGSYRCVAANAQGKATVTAFLSVKQPPKVRITPSGPLMLSAGESVSLECTVSGKPRPSVSWYKQETGSEMVLVSTTTENRSVLQVTVMKAEDGGTFVCQAQNREGSAEGKVELTMVGGVSAGTLPKASVSDTDLTGVEGRTVTMHCHATGSPTPVVSWSKLRAPLPWQHTVTGGSLTLNNLGRQDSGQYICNATNAAGYSEAYVQLEVDSPPYATILRDDVVARAGDAIRLQCIAHGSHPIRFRWTRVGGSAMSPGAETTKEGSLKIGQLKVSDSGTYKCIASNHVGSSEALTKVTVKA; translated from the exons ATGAAGCTCTACACAGCAGCACTGCTTTTTTCGGCTCTTCTGAACACAG TATGGGCTCAGAACCCAGCTGTGTCCGTTCAGCCTCGAACGGCCGCCGTTAAACCGGGCGAGACGGTGAACTTCCACTGCAAAGTGTTGAGCGGCTCACAGCCCGTCCAACTGGAGTGGAAGAAGACCAACAACCAGCCAATGGGAG ATAATGTTAAGATTGACGGTGCCGTGCTGACTGTCACTAATGTCCGTCTCAAAAATCAGGGGAGCTACCGCTGCGTCGCAGCCAATGCACAAGGAAAAGCCACCGTCACCGCGTTTCTGTCTGTCAAGC AGCCTCCGAAGGTGCGCATCACACCATCAGGACCACTGATGCTATCAGCCGGTGAGAGTGTGTCTCTAGAATGCACCGTCTCAGGGAAGCCACGCCCCTCGGTCAGCTGGtacaaacaggaaacaggaagtgagaTGGTGCTCGTGTCCACGACAACAGAGAACAGATCTGTGCTGCAG GTGACAGTGATGAAAGCGGAAGACGGCGGAACATTCGTGTGTCAGGCTCAAAACAGAGAAGGGTCTGCCGAGGGGAAGGTGGAGCTTACGATGGTGGGCGGAGTCTCAGCCGGGACCCTGCCGAAGGCTTCAGTAAGCGACACTGACCTCACAGGCGTGGAGGGCCGAACCGTGACCATGCACTGCCATGCGACCG GGTCACCCACTCCAGTCGTCTCCTGGTCTAAACTGCGGGCGCCGTTACCATGGCAGCACACAGTGACTGGAGGAAGTCTTACTCTCAATAATTTGGGGCGGCAGGACTCGG GTCAGTACATCTGTAACGCTACAAACGCAGCGGGCTACAGCGAAGCGTATGTGCAGCTGGAGGTGGATT CGCCACCCTACGCCACCATACTGAGGGATGACGTAGTCGCTCGCGCAGGTGACGCTATACGTCTGCAGTGTATCGCCCATGGCAGTCATCCAATCCGCTTCCGCTGGACGCGTGTGGGTGGGTCAGCCATGtctccgggggcggagaccacCAAAGAAGGCTCGTTGAAGATCGGTCAGCTGAAAGTATCAGACAGCggaacatataaatgtattgcgTCCAACCATGTGGGTTCAAGCGAAGCTCTAACAAAAGTCACTGTTAAAG CTTAA
- the LOC130437729 gene encoding basement membrane-specific heparan sulfate proteoglycan core protein-like isoform X2: MHSTTTADIICTLTVWAQNPAVSVQPRTAAVKPGETVNFHCKVLSGSQPVQLEWKKTNNQPMGDNVKIDGAVLTVTNVRLKNQGSYRCVAANAQGKATVTAFLSVKQPPKVRITPSGPLMLSAGESVSLECTVSGKPRPSVSWYKQETGSEMVLVSTTTENRSVLQVTVMKAEDGGTFVCQAQNREGSAEGKVELTMVGGVSAGTLPKASVSDTDLTGVEGRTVTMHCHATGSPTPVVSWSKLRAPLPWQHTVTGGSLTLNNLGRQDSGQYICNATNAAGYSEAYVQLEVDSPPYATILRDDVVARAGDAIRLQCIAHGSHPIRFRWTRVGGSAMSPGAETTKEGSLKIGQLKVSDSGTYKCIASNHVGSSEALTKVTVKA; encoded by the exons ATGCACAG CACGACAACAGCAGATATCATCTGTACGTTAACAGTATGGGCTCAGAACCCAGCTGTGTCCGTTCAGCCTCGAACGGCCGCCGTTAAACCGGGCGAGACGGTGAACTTCCACTGCAAAGTGTTGAGCGGCTCACAGCCCGTCCAACTGGAGTGGAAGAAGACCAACAACCAGCCAATGGGAG ATAATGTTAAGATTGACGGTGCCGTGCTGACTGTCACTAATGTCCGTCTCAAAAATCAGGGGAGCTACCGCTGCGTCGCAGCCAATGCACAAGGAAAAGCCACCGTCACCGCGTTTCTGTCTGTCAAGC AGCCTCCGAAGGTGCGCATCACACCATCAGGACCACTGATGCTATCAGCCGGTGAGAGTGTGTCTCTAGAATGCACCGTCTCAGGGAAGCCACGCCCCTCGGTCAGCTGGtacaaacaggaaacaggaagtgagaTGGTGCTCGTGTCCACGACAACAGAGAACAGATCTGTGCTGCAG GTGACAGTGATGAAAGCGGAAGACGGCGGAACATTCGTGTGTCAGGCTCAAAACAGAGAAGGGTCTGCCGAGGGGAAGGTGGAGCTTACGATGGTGGGCGGAGTCTCAGCCGGGACCCTGCCGAAGGCTTCAGTAAGCGACACTGACCTCACAGGCGTGGAGGGCCGAACCGTGACCATGCACTGCCATGCGACCG GGTCACCCACTCCAGTCGTCTCCTGGTCTAAACTGCGGGCGCCGTTACCATGGCAGCACACAGTGACTGGAGGAAGTCTTACTCTCAATAATTTGGGGCGGCAGGACTCGG GTCAGTACATCTGTAACGCTACAAACGCAGCGGGCTACAGCGAAGCGTATGTGCAGCTGGAGGTGGATT CGCCACCCTACGCCACCATACTGAGGGATGACGTAGTCGCTCGCGCAGGTGACGCTATACGTCTGCAGTGTATCGCCCATGGCAGTCATCCAATCCGCTTCCGCTGGACGCGTGTGGGTGGGTCAGCCATGtctccgggggcggagaccacCAAAGAAGGCTCGTTGAAGATCGGTCAGCTGAAAGTATCAGACAGCggaacatataaatgtattgcgTCCAACCATGTGGGTTCAAGCGAAGCTCTAACAAAAGTCACTGTTAAAG CTTAA
- the LOC130437102 gene encoding LOW QUALITY PROTEIN: adhesion G protein-coupled receptor E1-like (The sequence of the model RefSeq protein was modified relative to this genomic sequence to represent the inferred CDS: inserted 1 base in 1 codon), with translation MEPTQTCLLLGLLLLFCGSYGCEVGFKLSHGICVDANECEATPNICGNNAKCMNTIGSYYCTCESGFLSRTSNFTAISGQCMDVNECLENLVPCPGTLMCHNTIGSFKCLCPDGFRKKTDKETECEDVDECLWTICGVESSCINTHGSFICACPSGFQTQKSSGACEDIDECEVTPDRCGTNATCNNNKGSYSCRCHPGYSNYGNNQSKCLEIKCEQFSGESDLDATPMKLRSLLSLLXDACKTLTDPDGDHHLGEVLLENLFTSVDELLLDGDIAEGGALSRFLDVVENSMRLIGPQLKQPLTRMETHRTHAEVAVRRGQSPPNGGVSLSTDSALFNTSWETVVGESYPGFAFVALVSYKDLNSSGDSFNKISRTLKEENGERNITYRLNTNVVTAVVSNPETTHLSEPVTLIFKHVQKRAESEDMNHTCVYWDDTEGAWSGRGCEKAWSNSTHTSCSCTHLSSFAVLMALYPVKDTFGLVMITRVGLILSLVCLLLCILTFRFCRSIQGTRNSIHLHLSVCLFIADLVFLCGISSTHNRVACSVVAGLLHFFFLAAFCWMLLEGVQLYRMVVLVFHTTIKHLYMYLLGYGVPLLIVIISAAAYPQGYGTDRHCWLSLEKDFIWSFFAPVCIVIILNCFFFFVTVWKLAEKFSSINPDLSNLHKIRSFTVAAVAQLCILGGMWIFGCFLFQEKGTMVLLYLFTILNSLQGALIFFMHCLLSKAVREEYCKLINRLRSRKEKKYSDFTSNQSSNSQQPLRSDQNTDESKI, from the exons ATGGAGCCAACACAGACGTGTCTTCTTTTGG GTCTCCTGCTGCTCTTTTGTGGATCTTATGGATGTGAAGTTGGATTCAAGTTAAGTCATGGGATTTGTGTCG ATGCCAACGAGTGTGAGGCGACACCAAATATCTGTGGCAATAATGCCAAGTGTATGAACACAATAGGAAGTTATTATTGCACCTGTGAAAGCGGCTTCCTATCAAGAACTTCCAATTTCACCGCGATATCGGGACAGTGTATGG ATGTGAATGAGTGTCTTGAGAATCTAGTGCCATGTCCAGGTACACTGATGTGTCATAACACCATCGGCtctttcaagtgtttgtgtccAGATGGATTTCGCAAGAAAACAGACAAGGAAACAGAATGTGAAG ATGTGGATGAGTGTTTGTGGACCATTTGTGGCGTTGAAAGCAGTTGCATTAACACTCATGGTAGTTTCATCTGCGCTTGTCCTTCGGGCTTTCAAACTCAGAAATCCAGCGGTGCCTGTGAAG ACATTGATGAGTGTGAAGTCACTCCAGATCGGTGCGGCACAAATGCTACATGCAACAACAATAAGGGTAGCTACAGCTGCAGATGCCACCCTGGTTACAGTAACTATGGCAACAACCAGTCAAAATGTTTAG AGATTAAATGTGAGCAGTTTAGCGGAGAGTCGGATCTGGACGCCACACCTATGAAG TTGAGGAGTTTGCTGTCCCTGT AAGACGCTTGTAAGACACTGACTGATCCAGATGGAGATCATCACTTAGGCGAGGTGTTACTggag AATCTGTTCACCTCCGTCGATGAGCTGCTGTTGGACGGCGACATTGCTGAAGGCGGAGCGCTGAGTCGCTTTTTAGACGTGGTGGAGAACAGCATGCGTTTGATAGGACCTCAACTCAAACAGCCGCTTACCCGGATGGAGACGCACCGCACCC ACGCAGAGGTTGCTGTAAGGCGTGGTCAGTCTCCTCCTAATGGAGGTGTCAGTCTGAGCACAGACTCCGCCCTCTTCAACACAAGCTGGGAAACAGTCGTAGGGGAATCGTACCCAG GTTTTGCGTTCGTGGCGCTGGTCAGTTATAAAGATCTGAATTCATCTGGCGATTCTTTCAACAAGATAAGCAGAACGTTAAAGGAGGAGAACGGAGAGAGAAACATCACTTATCGACTCAACACAAATGTAGTGACAGCTGTAGTCAGTAATCCAGAAACGACGCACCTGTCTGAGCCCGTAACTCTCATCTTTAAACACGTGCAG AAGAGGGCGGAGTCTGAGGACATGAATCACACTTGTGTGTACTGGGATGACACAGAGGGGGCGTGGTCTGGGCGGGGCTGTGAGAAGGCGTGGTCAAACAGCACTCACACATCATGTTCCTGCACGCACCTGAGCAGCTTTGCCGTACTCATGGCTCTCTACCCAGTGAAG GACACGTTCGGGTTGGTGATGATCACTCGCGTGGGATTGATTCTGTCTTTGGTCTGTTTGCTTCTGTGCATTCTGACCTTCCGCTTCTGCCGCTCCATACAAGGAACACGCAACAGCATCCACCTCCATCTGAGCGTGTGTCTCTTCATCGCCGACCTTGTGTTCCTCTGCGGCATCTCCAGCACTCACAAcagg GTAGCTTGTTCTGTCGTCGCCGGGTTGCTGCATTTCTTCTTCTTGGCGGCGTTCTGCTGGATGCTGCTGGAGGGAGTGCAGCTGTACCGAATGGTTGTCCTTGTGTTTCACACCACCATAAAGCATCTTTACATGTACTTGCTGGGATATGGAGTCCCTTTGCTCATCGTCATTATCTCAGCTGCCGCTTACCCCCAGGGATACGGCACAGATCGACA CTGTTGGCTCTCTCTCGAGAAAGATTTCATCTGGAGTTTCTTCGCTCCCGTCTGCATAGTCATCATCCTCaattgctttttctttttcGTAACGGTCTGGAAACTGGCCGAAAAATTCTCCAGCATTAACCCAGATCTCTCCAATCTCCACAAGATCAG GAGTTTTACCGTGGCCGCTGTGGCTCAGTTGTGTATTCTCGGGGGCATGTGGATTTTTGGCTGTTTCCTCTTCCAGGAGAAGGGAACTATGGTTCTGTTGTATCTCTTCACCATCCTCAACAGCCTCCAGGGGGCGCTCATCTTCTTCATGCACTGCCTTCTGTCTAAAGCG GTAAGAGAGGAATATTGCAAGCTGATTAATAGGCTCAGGTCACGTAAGGAGAAGAAATATTCTGATTTCACCAGCAACCAGTCAAGTAACAGTCAG CAACCCCTACGGAGTGATCAGAACACGGACGAGTCCAAGATATAA